The Rhodocytophaga rosea genome has a segment encoding these proteins:
- a CDS encoding polysaccharide deacetylase family protein, which translates to MKKLFLLLSSVFLLCACAHQEEIVGDTQITTWQDGKTGAISLTYDDGSINQFRQALPIMNRLKLPATFFIITGQIPGSQYQGKFIGRPVGEIIKETATIPTNKENFFERTSAAGFLGYQGTIEYHTQAGSLYDAGKIEEAYQVIEDLYKKVRSGEFKRGDKSKAEVNEAKGVSWEDIKSYAAQGHEFASHTVTHPRLAVLDEVNMLYELEKSKEDILTQLGPQYTFSAEGPYGTENERVMEYAHKVYPALRNRMPEPFLEELNRGSKTQPGTSKKEYVQWQRGALTSTSLPLMKSWVDTLASHENIWLVLVFHGVDGIGWEALPHELLEEYFQYIKQKEDKLWVATFADVTKYMRERINAKVQSEEKEGHLVIHLTHNLDKAMYKLPLTLKTYVSSDWKKVNVKQGNKEKLIDTKQDQKGTYILYQAFPNAETIELLEA; encoded by the coding sequence ATGAAAAAACTATTTTTATTATTGAGTAGTGTATTCCTACTTTGTGCCTGTGCCCATCAAGAGGAAATAGTAGGTGATACTCAAATCACTACATGGCAGGATGGAAAAACAGGAGCCATTTCCCTGACGTATGATGATGGGTCTATAAACCAGTTTCGGCAAGCCCTACCTATTATGAACCGGCTGAAGTTACCGGCTACTTTTTTCATCATTACCGGCCAGATCCCAGGCTCGCAGTATCAAGGAAAGTTTATTGGCCGGCCAGTAGGTGAAATTATCAAAGAGACTGCAACCATTCCCACCAACAAAGAAAACTTTTTTGAGCGGACTTCTGCCGCTGGTTTTCTGGGATACCAGGGAACCATAGAGTACCATACGCAAGCTGGTTCCTTATATGATGCCGGAAAGATAGAAGAAGCCTATCAGGTGATTGAAGATTTATACAAGAAGGTGAGAAGTGGAGAATTCAAGCGGGGAGACAAAAGTAAAGCAGAAGTAAATGAAGCCAAAGGAGTGAGCTGGGAAGATATAAAATCCTATGCTGCCCAGGGACATGAGTTTGCCAGCCATACAGTAACTCATCCCCGCTTAGCTGTACTCGATGAAGTAAACATGCTTTATGAACTTGAAAAGAGTAAAGAGGATATTCTAACGCAACTGGGACCCCAGTATACTTTTTCTGCAGAAGGGCCTTATGGAACTGAAAATGAACGTGTGATGGAGTATGCCCATAAAGTGTATCCTGCTTTACGGAACCGGATGCCGGAGCCATTTCTGGAAGAGCTCAACCGGGGTAGTAAAACACAGCCAGGTACATCTAAGAAAGAATATGTGCAATGGCAAAGAGGAGCCCTTACCAGCACATCTTTACCTTTAATGAAATCCTGGGTAGATACCTTAGCCAGCCATGAGAATATCTGGCTGGTGTTGGTGTTTCATGGCGTAGACGGGATTGGCTGGGAAGCGTTACCGCATGAGTTGCTGGAGGAATATTTTCAATACATTAAACAGAAAGAGGATAAGCTATGGGTAGCTACTTTTGCAGATGTAACCAAATATATGCGGGAAAGAATCAATGCAAAGGTACAGTCAGAAGAAAAAGAGGGCCACCTAGTTATTCACCTCACCCATAACTTAGATAAGGCTATGTATAAGCTTCCCTTAACCTTAAAAACGTATGTTTCTTCAGACTGGAAGAAGGTAAATGTAAAACAAGGCAATAAAGAGAAGCTAATCGATACAAAGCAGGATCAAAAAGGAACCTACATCTTATACCAGGCCTTCCCCAATGCAGAGACCATAGAGCTATTGGAAGCATAA
- the nhaD gene encoding sodium:proton antiporter NhaD: MYGFIIGIFVIGYLAIAFEHPIKINKTASALITGVLCWTAYIVFSSHEALGIVGELSHHLGAVAEILFFLLGAMTIVELVDAHDGFSVITDRINTRSSRTLLWVLSFITFFLSAILDNLTTAIVMVSLLRKLVSDQEQRKFYAGMVIIAANAGGAWSPLGDVTTTMLWIGGQITPLAIISNLIIPSLVCLLVPLVFLSFRMKGNLLGEEIVKETDTHEKSKLMLFVGIGGLIFVPVFKTLTHLPPYMGMLLALGVVWIVSELINSDKDEEAKHPYTPAHALSKIDTSSVLFFLGILIAIGALEATHLLSNLATWMSETIGNLDIIVIAIGLASAVIDNVPLVAATMGMYNLTDFPTDHKIWEFLAYCAGTGGSVLIIGSAAGVAVMGMEKIDFMWYVKRISFLALIGYFAGALAYLGIYSLLH, from the coding sequence ATGTACGGATTTATTATCGGAATTTTTGTGATCGGTTATCTGGCCATTGCCTTTGAACATCCTATCAAAATCAACAAAACAGCCTCTGCTTTAATTACCGGGGTATTGTGCTGGACGGCCTATATCGTATTTTCCAGTCACGAAGCCCTGGGAATTGTAGGCGAATTGTCTCATCATTTAGGTGCCGTCGCAGAAATTTTATTCTTTTTACTGGGTGCCATGACCATTGTGGAGTTAGTAGATGCCCATGATGGATTCAGTGTGATTACCGACCGGATCAATACCAGAAGCAGCCGTACATTATTATGGGTTTTATCTTTTATTACTTTCTTCTTATCAGCCATTTTGGATAACCTGACTACTGCTATTGTGATGGTATCCCTGCTCAGAAAGCTGGTGAGCGACCAGGAACAACGGAAATTTTATGCAGGCATGGTTATTATTGCTGCCAACGCCGGAGGTGCCTGGTCACCATTGGGAGATGTAACGACTACTATGCTCTGGATTGGTGGCCAGATCACACCTCTGGCCATTATTTCAAATCTGATTATCCCCAGTTTAGTTTGTTTGCTTGTTCCGCTGGTGTTTCTTTCTTTCCGGATGAAAGGTAATTTGCTGGGAGAGGAAATTGTGAAGGAAACAGATACACACGAAAAAAGTAAGCTGATGTTATTTGTGGGTATAGGAGGATTAATATTTGTGCCTGTCTTCAAAACACTCACCCATTTACCACCCTATATGGGAATGTTATTAGCCCTTGGCGTAGTATGGATTGTATCTGAACTGATAAACAGCGATAAGGATGAAGAAGCAAAGCATCCTTATACTCCGGCCCATGCCCTTTCCAAGATAGATACTTCCAGTGTGCTTTTTTTTCTGGGTATCCTGATTGCGATTGGAGCCCTGGAAGCCACTCATTTGTTGAGCAACCTGGCCACCTGGATGAGTGAAACCATTGGCAATCTTGATATTATTGTCATTGCCATTGGTCTGGCTTCAGCCGTGATTGATAATGTGCCTCTGGTAGCCGCTACCATGGGCATGTATAATTTAACCGATTTTCCAACGGATCACAAGATATGGGAATTTCTGGCCTACTGTGCCGGTACTGGTGGCAGTGTGCTCATTATTGGTTCTGCCGCCGGGGTAGCTGTAATGGGGATGGAAAAGATAGATTTTATGTGGTATGTTAAACGGATCAGCTTTTTAGCATTGATTGGGTATTTTGCAGGTGCTTTAGCTTATTTAGGTATTTATTCATTGCTGCATTAG
- a CDS encoding T9SS type A sorting domain-containing protein, giving the protein MKKYFYEKGLLTINRSLTKQDLFLSKLFLLLSSLFLFSSVSGQTVWSGTSANAVGLQPVVNQFRNNLGTLNANVASSFTSGRREINWDGVPDNFSAPNNMPPNFFNVNSPRGAVFSTPGTGFQVSANAVNPTGTPVEFGNLSASYPNLFATFSPQRLFTSQGSTITDVSFFLPGSNTPAFVRGFGAVFSDVDLANTTKIQYFDQNGNSLGIFNVPNLAGNQTFSFLGVSFATPIIAKVRITSGNSFPGPGRLETPALDVVVMDDFIYSEPAAATTQVAFSGTSINAAGLQPVVNQFRTRLGNLNANVAGSFTSGRREINWDGVPDNFSAPNNMPPNFFNVNSPRGAVFSTPGTGFQVSANAVNPTGTPVEFGNLSASYPNLFATFSPQRLFTSQGSTVTDVTFFLPGSNTLALVKGFGAVFTDVDLANTTKIQYFDKFNNSLGIFNVPNLAGNQTFSFLGVSFATPIIAKVRITSGNFYPGPGRLETPALDVVVMDDFIYSEPAATSSLVAFSSSSVNAAGLQPVVNQFRTRLGNLNANVAGSFTSGRREINWDGVPDNFSAPNNMPPNFFNVNSPRGAVFSTPGTGFQVSANAVNPTGTPVEFGNLSASYPNLFATFSPQRLFTARGSTVTDVSFFLPGSNTPALVKGFGAVFTDVDLANTTKIQYFDKFNNSLGIFNVPNLAGNQTFSFLGVSFATPIIAKVRITSGNFYPGPGRLETPALDVVVMDDFIYSEPAAISTQVAFSGTSINAVGLQPVVNQFRNNLGTLNANVAGSFTSGRREINWDGVPDNFSAPNNMPPNFFNVNSPRGAVFSTPGTGFQVSANAVNPTGTPVEFGNLSASYPNLFATFSPQRLFTSQGSTVTDVSFFLPGSDITALVRGFGAVFSDVDLANTTKIQYFDQNGNSLGIFNVPNLAGNQTFSFLGVSFATPIIAKVRITSGNFYPGPGRLETPALDVVVMDDFIYSEPFVDPAYRLRVANQIAAITDSIALQNKVEEKKDEVRQFSTRTFPNPSAKNFNISLESVSTDLVELQIRDIYGNLIEHKINVQPNQIITIGDQYRPGIYIVDVVQGSSKKQLRLMKH; this is encoded by the coding sequence ATGAAAAAGTATTTCTACGAAAAAGGCTTATTAACCATTAATAGGTCCTTAACAAAGCAAGATCTGTTCCTTAGTAAATTATTCCTCCTGTTAAGTTCTTTGTTTTTATTCTCGTCTGTTTCTGGCCAAACTGTCTGGAGCGGCACTTCAGCTAATGCCGTAGGTCTGCAACCTGTGGTTAACCAGTTCAGAAATAATTTAGGTACCCTCAATGCCAACGTAGCCAGTTCATTCACTTCCGGGCGAAGAGAAATCAACTGGGATGGCGTGCCCGATAACTTTTCTGCTCCTAATAATATGCCGCCTAATTTCTTTAATGTCAACTCTCCCAGAGGCGCTGTATTTTCTACTCCCGGAACCGGTTTTCAGGTCAGTGCCAATGCGGTCAATCCGACAGGAACGCCAGTGGAATTTGGTAACCTGAGTGCTTCCTATCCGAATCTGTTTGCTACTTTTTCTCCCCAGCGTCTGTTTACTTCTCAGGGAAGCACGATTACCGATGTCTCTTTCTTCTTACCCGGTTCTAATACGCCTGCTTTTGTACGAGGTTTTGGGGCAGTATTTAGCGATGTAGATTTAGCCAACACTACTAAAATCCAGTATTTTGATCAAAACGGTAACTCCCTGGGTATCTTCAATGTGCCTAATCTGGCCGGAAACCAAACTTTTTCATTCCTGGGGGTTAGTTTTGCTACTCCCATTATTGCCAAAGTACGCATCACCTCGGGTAATTCTTTCCCCGGCCCCGGCCGCCTGGAAACCCCTGCCCTCGATGTGGTGGTCATGGATGATTTTATCTATAGTGAACCTGCTGCTGCCACCACACAAGTAGCCTTTAGCGGCACTTCAATTAATGCAGCTGGCTTACAGCCAGTAGTCAATCAATTCCGTACCCGGCTAGGAAATTTAAATGCCAATGTAGCCGGTTCATTCACTTCCGGCCGAAGAGAAATCAACTGGGATGGCGTGCCCGATAACTTTTCTGCTCCTAATAATATGCCGCCTAATTTCTTTAATGTCAACTCTCCCAGAGGAGCCGTATTCTCTACTCCCGGAACCGGTTTTCAGGTCAGTGCCAATGCGGTCAATCCGACAGGAACGCCAGTGGAATTTGGTAACCTGAGTGCTTCCTATCCGAATCTGTTTGCTACTTTTTCGCCCCAACGTCTGTTTACTTCTCAGGGAAGCACGGTTACCGATGTAACCTTCTTTTTGCCAGGCTCAAATACATTGGCATTGGTGAAAGGCTTCGGAGCCGTTTTTACCGATGTAGATTTAGCCAATACTACTAAGATCCAGTACTTTGACAAATTCAACAATTCCCTAGGCATCTTTAATGTACCTAATCTGGCCGGAAACCAAACTTTTTCATTCCTGGGGGTTAGTTTTGCTACTCCCATTATTGCCAAAGTACGCATCACCTCGGGTAATTTTTATCCCGGCCCCGGCCGCCTGGAAACTCCTGCCCTCGATGTGGTGGTCATGGATGATTTTATCTACAGCGAACCTGCCGCTACTTCTTCTCTGGTAGCCTTTAGTAGTAGTTCGGTTAATGCAGCTGGCTTACAGCCAGTAGTCAATCAGTTTCGTACCCGGCTAGGAAATTTAAATGCCAACGTAGCCGGTTCATTCACTTCCGGGCGAAGAGAAATCAACTGGGATGGCGTGCCCGATAACTTTTCTGCTCCTAATAATATGCCGCCTAATTTCTTTAATGTCAACTCTCCCAGAGGAGCTGTGTTTTCTACCCCCGGAACCGGTTTTCAGGTCAGTGCCAATGCAGTCAATCCGACAGGAACGCCCGTGGAATTTGGTAACCTGAGTGCTTCCTATCCGAATCTGTTTGCTACTTTTTCGCCCCAGCGTCTGTTTACGGCCAGGGGAAGTACGGTTACTGATGTCTCTTTCTTCTTGCCTGGTTCTAATACGCCTGCCTTGGTAAAAGGCTTCGGAGCCGTTTTTACCGATGTAGATTTAGCCAATACTACTAAGATCCAGTACTTTGACAAATTCAACAATTCCCTGGGCATCTTTAATGTGCCTAACTTAGCCGGCAACCAAACTTTTTCTTTTCTGGGAGTTAGTTTTGCTACTCCCATTATTGCCAAAGTACGCATCACCTCGGGTAATTTTTATCCCGGCCCCGGCCGCCTGGAAACCCCTGCCCTCGATGTGGTAGTCATGGATGATTTTATCTATAGTGAACCTGCCGCTATATCCACTCAGGTAGCCTTTAGCGGCACTTCAATTAATGCCGTAGGTCTGCAACCTGTGGTTAACCAGTTCAGAAATAATTTAGGTACCCTGAATGCCAATGTAGCCGGTTCATTCACTTCCGGGCGAAGAGAAATCAACTGGGATGGCGTGCCCGATAACTTTTCTGCTCCTAATAATATGCCGCCTAATTTCTTTAATGTCAACTCTCCCAGAGGAGCTGTGTTTTCTACCCCCGGAACCGGTTTTCAGGTCAGTGCCAATGCGGTTAATCCGACAGGAACGCCCGTGGAATTTGGTAACCTGAGTGCTTCTTATCCGAATCTGTTTGCTACTTTTTCGCCCCAACGTCTGTTTACTTCTCAGGGAAGTACGGTTACTGATGTCTCTTTCTTCTTGCCTGGCTCTGACATTACTGCCTTGGTACGAGGTTTTGGGGCAGTATTTAGCGATGTAGATTTAGCCAACACTACTAAAATCCAGTATTTTGATCAAAATGGTAATTCTCTGGGTATCTTCAATGTACCTAATCTGGCCGGCAATCAAACTTTTTCATTCCTGGGAGTTAGTTTTGCTACTCCCATTATTGCCAAAGTACGCATCACCTCGGGTAATTTTTATCCCGGCCCCGGCCGCCTGGAAACTCCTGCCCTCGATGTGGTGGTCATGGATGATTTTATCTATAGCGAGCCATTTGTTGATCCAGCTTACAGACTGAGAGTGGCTAACCAGATTGCAGCTATTACTGATTCCATTGCCCTTCAAAATAAGGTTGAGGAGAAAAAGGATGAGGTAAGACAATTCAGCACGAGAACATTTCCTAATCCTTCAGCGAAGAACTTTAATATCAGTTTAGAAAGTGTCAGTACCGATCTGGTAGAGCTACAAATAAGAGATATATATGGCAATTTGATTGAGCATAAAATAAATGTGCAGCCCAACCAAATTATTACGATAGGCGATCAATACAGGCCTGGTATATATATAGTTGATGTTGTTCAGGGATCTTCGAAAAAGCAGTTGAGGCTCATGAAACACTAA
- a CDS encoding amidohydrolase/deacetylase family metallohydrolase: MGTLYNLLTTFSSTLLFFIFILCTATHVEAQEIDLLLKGGHVIDPKNKIDAKMDVAIAGGKIFQVAANIPAKNAKKVVEVSGLYVTPGLIDMHTHVFYGTTPGAYIANAATSLPPDGFTFRAGVTTVVDAGSSGWRNFRQFKSQTIDKSQTRVLALLNIVGSGMEGRFEEQDITDMNPVMTSNMIKRLFPDIIVGIKAAHYWGDFTQVDRAVEAGKLANVPVMVDFGEHNPPLSIEDLFMKHLRPGDIFTHTFSYGPTNRETIVDESGKVKPFVFEAQKRGIIFDVGHGGGAFSWRQAIPAMQQGFKPNVISSDLHSDSMNGGFKDMANLLSKFLNMGMPLQEVILLATWSPANVIRRPELGNLSVGTEADVAVFNVRKGDFGFVDIRKTKIKGTQKLEAELTIRAGRIVWDLNGISAPMWDTELKQ, from the coding sequence ATGGGTACTTTATATAATCTTCTTACTACCTTTTCCTCCACCCTGCTGTTCTTCATTTTTATCTTATGTACTGCAACTCATGTAGAGGCACAGGAGATTGATCTATTATTAAAAGGCGGACATGTGATTGACCCTAAAAATAAGATAGATGCAAAAATGGATGTAGCCATTGCAGGCGGAAAGATATTCCAGGTAGCGGCCAACATCCCTGCGAAAAATGCTAAAAAAGTAGTAGAAGTAAGCGGCTTATATGTAACGCCAGGACTCATAGATATGCATACCCATGTATTCTATGGAACTACCCCAGGCGCTTATATAGCCAATGCCGCTACCAGCCTTCCACCGGATGGATTTACCTTCAGGGCTGGTGTTACTACCGTAGTGGATGCCGGTTCTTCGGGATGGCGGAATTTCCGCCAGTTTAAATCCCAGACTATTGATAAATCCCAGACCAGGGTGCTTGCCTTGTTAAATATTGTTGGTTCAGGTATGGAAGGGCGTTTTGAAGAGCAAGATATAACAGATATGAACCCCGTGATGACATCTAATATGATTAAACGCCTGTTTCCGGATATTATCGTAGGCATTAAGGCGGCGCATTACTGGGGTGATTTTACGCAGGTAGACCGGGCTGTTGAAGCCGGCAAACTAGCCAACGTTCCGGTAATGGTAGATTTTGGCGAACATAATCCACCTTTGTCGATTGAGGATTTGTTTATGAAACACCTGCGGCCTGGTGATATTTTCACACATACCTTCTCCTATGGCCCAACCAACCGGGAAACCATCGTTGATGAAAGTGGCAAAGTAAAACCATTTGTGTTTGAGGCGCAAAAACGGGGAATCATTTTCGATGTAGGCCACGGGGGCGGGGCTTTTTCGTGGCGTCAGGCCATTCCGGCAATGCAGCAAGGTTTCAAACCCAATGTGATCAGTTCAGATCTGCATTCCGATAGCATGAATGGCGGTTTTAAGGATATGGCTAATTTGCTGTCTAAATTTCTGAACATGGGTATGCCACTTCAGGAGGTGATATTGCTTGCTACCTGGAGTCCGGCCAATGTGATCAGAAGGCCGGAACTGGGAAATTTAAGTGTGGGAACCGAGGCAGATGTAGCGGTTTTTAATGTACGTAAAGGAGATTTTGGATTTGTGGATATCCGGAAAACAAAAATAAAAGGCACTCAGAAACTGGAAGCCGAGCTAACGATCCGGGCTGGCCGTATTGTGTGGGATCTGAACGGTATCAGTGCGCCTATGTGGGATACCGAACTGAAGCAATAA
- a CDS encoding amidohydrolase/deacetylase family metallohydrolase: MTKAADMPVSYPHFSSRQVIVRWMYTVALGLSLLLFPASISAQQYDLLLKNGHVIDPKNGINSKIDVAIKEGKIARVAKDISSSQAAKTVDATDLYITPGLIDIHTHVFVGSKPNTFADGSSSVSPDDFTLRSGVTTVVDAGTSGWRNFPVFKENVIEQSKTRILVFLNIAGTGMSGKATQENMEDMDSDQAIQTLKKYPDIIVGIKIGHFEGKEWTPFDRALEAGKKANVPLLVECHLPQYSLEEQLNRMRPGDIITHSYEKVSERMPVVDEQGKVRPFVLAAQKKGILFDVGHGGAGFWFEQAVPAWEQGFAPNSFGTDLHRFSMNAGMKSMLNVMSKYMAMGMSLDDAILRATWNAAKSIKREDLGHLSEGAVADVTILSMQQGKFGFIDAGGNRLDGNRKLEAELTIRAGKVVWDLNGIAAQKWTK; encoded by the coding sequence TTGACTAAAGCCGCCGATATGCCTGTTTCTTATCCTCATTTTTCCAGCCGACAAGTTATAGTTAGATGGATGTATACTGTAGCTTTAGGTCTATCACTCTTACTTTTTCCAGCCTCCATCTCGGCGCAACAATATGATCTGCTTCTGAAAAACGGGCATGTAATTGACCCTAAAAACGGCATAAACAGTAAAATAGATGTAGCTATTAAAGAGGGAAAGATTGCCAGAGTAGCGAAGGATATTTCCTCTTCACAAGCTGCTAAAACAGTAGATGCCACCGATCTGTATATAACGCCTGGTTTGATTGATATTCATACCCATGTATTTGTAGGCAGCAAGCCCAATACTTTTGCTGACGGATCTTCCAGCGTATCTCCCGATGATTTTACTTTACGGTCCGGAGTTACAACTGTGGTGGATGCAGGCACTTCTGGCTGGCGCAATTTTCCGGTTTTTAAAGAAAATGTGATCGAGCAGTCCAAAACCCGGATACTGGTTTTTCTCAATATTGCAGGCACAGGTATGAGCGGAAAGGCTACCCAGGAAAATATGGAGGATATGGATTCTGATCAGGCAATTCAAACCCTTAAGAAATATCCGGATATTATTGTCGGAATAAAAATTGGTCATTTTGAAGGGAAAGAATGGACGCCTTTTGATAGGGCACTGGAAGCAGGAAAAAAAGCAAATGTTCCTCTATTAGTTGAATGCCACCTGCCGCAATATTCATTAGAAGAGCAATTGAACCGCATGCGGCCAGGAGATATTATTACCCATTCCTATGAAAAAGTTTCCGAACGGATGCCTGTGGTAGATGAGCAAGGGAAAGTGAGGCCGTTTGTGCTTGCAGCCCAGAAAAAAGGAATTCTGTTCGATGTAGGCCATGGCGGAGCCGGATTCTGGTTTGAACAGGCCGTACCTGCTTGGGAACAAGGGTTTGCACCTAACTCTTTTGGTACAGATCTTCACCGTTTCAGCATGAATGCCGGAATGAAAAGTATGTTGAATGTGATGTCGAAATACATGGCCATGGGTATGTCTCTCGATGATGCTATCCTTAGGGCTACCTGGAATGCCGCTAAATCTATCAAACGGGAAGACCTTGGACATTTGAGCGAAGGTGCTGTTGCGGATGTAACTATATTAAGTATGCAACAGGGAAAATTTGGTTTTATAGATGCCGGAGGGAACCGGCTGGATGGCAACCGCAAACTGGAAGCGGAACTGACCATCAGAGCAGGAAAAGTGGTGTGGGATCTAAATGGTATCGCTGCTCAGAAGTGGACAAAATAA
- a CDS encoding c-type cytochrome, which produces MNIVVAGFSIIGFSQCKEPVKLPSGDPDNSGLFLPGSFEAVVVADSVGSARHMAVNSNGDIYVKLRFIKDEQGSNVALRDTNQDGKADIIQRFGNYKDEGSLANGMRIHNGYVYYSSDLKIYRQKLTPGKLIPDSEMEVVLTDDHAHGTHWHITKPVSFDNKGNMYVPFGSPSNACQDLANSPGGKPGEAGLDPCPELEQHGGIWKFDANKIGLTQKDGTKFATGIRSVLAMDWNPVDENLYAVMHGRDDLLRLWPDKFSPWQSAVLPSEEFLRVKEGADFGWPYCYYDHMQQKKVLAPEYGGDGNSIGRCNNTDLPIMGFPGHWAPNDLLFYRGDQFPERYKNGAFIAFHGSTNRAPYPQSGYFVCFVPFKDGQSTGKWEVFADGFAGVDTIVNVSNAKFRPMGLAVGPDGSLYVTESRKGKIWRIMYKGDKSSFGETQLAQMEKRKLLTHLKTPDKVKDDLYKGREVAGERIYNTYCAACHQRDGKGDNNRFPPLAGLEWVTGDKERLINAILNGLQGEIQVNGKTYNGVMPAHASVLDDQAIASIINYIRNNNKFGNNASIVSAAEVSQVRKSSGTESK; this is translated from the coding sequence TTGAACATAGTTGTAGCAGGTTTTTCTATAATAGGGTTTTCTCAATGCAAAGAGCCGGTAAAATTGCCTTCCGGTGATCCGGATAATAGTGGTCTTTTTCTTCCCGGAAGTTTTGAGGCGGTAGTGGTAGCAGACAGTGTAGGTTCAGCCCGGCATATGGCGGTAAACAGCAATGGGGATATTTATGTAAAACTCCGTTTTATTAAGGATGAACAAGGAAGTAATGTAGCGCTCCGGGATACCAACCAGGATGGGAAAGCCGATATTATTCAGCGCTTTGGTAACTATAAAGACGAAGGCAGCCTGGCCAACGGCATGCGGATACACAATGGATATGTATATTATAGTTCTGATCTGAAAATTTACCGGCAGAAACTAACGCCTGGCAAGCTTATTCCAGATAGTGAAATGGAAGTGGTACTGACCGACGATCATGCACATGGCACCCACTGGCATATCACCAAACCGGTTTCTTTTGACAACAAAGGCAATATGTATGTACCGTTCGGTTCTCCTTCCAATGCCTGCCAGGATCTGGCAAATTCTCCCGGCGGTAAGCCTGGTGAAGCTGGTTTAGATCCTTGTCCGGAACTGGAACAGCATGGAGGCATCTGGAAGTTTGATGCCAATAAAATCGGACTTACGCAAAAAGACGGGACAAAATTTGCCACTGGTATCCGCAGTGTACTGGCCATGGACTGGAATCCGGTTGATGAAAACCTGTATGCGGTAATGCATGGCCGGGATGATCTGCTGCGCTTATGGCCTGATAAATTTTCTCCCTGGCAAAGTGCGGTACTTCCTTCCGAAGAATTTTTACGGGTAAAAGAAGGAGCCGATTTTGGATGGCCTTATTGTTATTACGACCACATGCAGCAGAAAAAAGTACTGGCCCCTGAATATGGCGGCGATGGCAATAGTATTGGAAGATGCAATAATACCGACCTGCCTATTATGGGCTTTCCCGGCCACTGGGCACCTAATGATTTACTATTTTACCGGGGAGATCAATTCCCGGAACGGTATAAAAACGGAGCATTCATTGCTTTCCATGGCTCTACAAACCGGGCTCCTTACCCACAATCCGGGTATTTTGTGTGTTTTGTCCCTTTTAAAGACGGGCAATCTACCGGAAAATGGGAAGTGTTTGCTGATGGATTTGCCGGCGTAGATACGATTGTGAATGTAAGCAACGCCAAATTCCGTCCTATGGGACTTGCGGTTGGGCCAGATGGCTCTTTGTATGTGACCGAATCCAGGAAAGGAAAAATATGGCGGATTATGTACAAAGGCGATAAAAGCAGTTTCGGAGAAACACAGCTGGCGCAAATGGAAAAGCGCAAATTGCTCACCCATCTGAAAACACCTGATAAAGTAAAAGATGATCTTTATAAAGGAAGAGAGGTAGCTGGGGAGCGGATTTATAATACCTATTGTGCTGCCTGTCACCAGCGGGATGGGAAAGGAGACAATAACCGGTTTCCACCATTAGCCGGTTTAGAGTGGGTAACCGGAGATAAGGAACGGCTGATCAATGCTATTTTGAATGGTTTACAGGGAGAAATTCAGGTAAATGGAAAAACCTATAATGGAGTAATGCCTGCCCATGCCAGTGTGTTAGACGACCAGGCCATTGCTTCGATCATCAATTATATCCGGAATAATAACAAGTTCGGCAACAACGCCAGCATAGTAAGTGCCGCCGAAGTCAGCCAGGTGAGAAAATCTTCCGGTACTGAAAGCAAATAA